The sequence CCTCGGGGCCGAGGTCGATCACCCAGTCGGCGGTCTTGATGACTTCGAGATTATGCTCGATGACCACCACCGTATTGCCCTGCTCGACCAGTTCGTGCAGGACTTCGAGCAGCTTGGCGACGTCGGCGAAATGCAGGCCGGTGGTTGGCTCGTCGAGGATGTAGAGAGTGCGCCCGGTGGCCCGGCGCGACAGTTCCTTGGAGAGCTTCACCCGCTGCGCCTCGCCGCCCGACAGCGTGTTGGCCTGCTGGCCAACCTTGATGTAGTCGAGCCCGACACGCGAGAGCGTCTCCAGCTTCTCGCGCACCGCCGGCACCGCCTTGAAGAACTCGGCGCCTTCCTCGACCGTCATGTCGAGCACGTCGGCGATCGACTTGCCCTTGAAGGCGACTTCCAGCGTCTCGCGGTTGTAGCGCTTGCCCTTGCAGACGTCGCAGGTGACGTAGACGTCGGGCAGGAAGTGCATCTCGATCTTGATGACGCCGTCGCCCTGGCACGCCTCGCAGCGCCCGCCCTTGACGTTGAACGAGAAGCGCCCCGGCCCGTAGCCGCGCGCCTTGGCCTCCGGCAGGCCGGAGAACCATTCGCGGATCGGCGTGAAGGCGCCGGTATAGGTCGCCGGGTTCGAGCGCGGCGTGCGCCCGATCGGCGACTGGTCGATGTCGATCACCTTGTCGAGGTGCTCCAGCCCCTCCAGCCCGTCATAGGCGAGCGGGGGATCGGAGGCGCCGTTGAGCCGGCGCGCTACGGCGCGGTACAGCGTATCGACCAGCAGGGTCGACTTGCCGCCGCCCGAGACGCCGGTGACGGCGGTGAACAGGCCGAGCGGGATTTCCGCCGTGACGTTCTTCAGGTTGTTGGCGCGCGCGTTGACGACGCGCAGCAGGCGCTTGCGGTCCGGCTTGCGGCGCTTGGGCACCGGCACGGTCAGCTCGCCGGTGAGGTACTTGCCGGTGAGCGAGTTCGGGTTGGCGAGGATCTCGCGCGGGGTGCCCTGGGCGACGATGCGCCCGCCATGCACGCCGGCGCCGGGGCCGACATCCACCACATAGTCGGCGGCGAGGATCGCGTCCTCATCGTGCTCGACCACGATCACCGTGTTGCCGAGGTCGCGCAGCCGCCGCAGCGTCCCGAGCAGGCGCTCATTGTCGCGCTGGTGCAGGCCGATGGAGGGCTCGTCCAGCACGTAGAGCACGCCGGTCAGCCCCGAACCGATCTGCGAGGCGAGGCGGATGCGCTGACTCTCACCGCCCGACAGCGTGCCGGAGGAGCGCGCCAGCGTGAGATAGTCGAGCCCGACATCGAGCAGGAAGGCGAGGCGCTCGCGGATCTCCTTGAGGATGCGCGCGGCGATCTCGTTCTGCTTGTCGGTGAGCTGGGCGGGAAGCTGCGCGAACCAGTCCAGCGCCGTGCGCACGGAAAGCTGCGCGGCTAGCCCGATATGGCTGCCGGCGATCTTCACCGCCAGCGCCTCGGGCTTGAGCCGATAGCCGTGGCAGGCGGCGCAGGGAACGGCGGAGAAATACTTGCCGATCTCCTCGCGGGCCCAGTCGCTCTCGGTCTCGCGCCAGCGGCGCTCCAGATTGGTGACGATGCCTTCGAAGGTCTTCACCGTCTCATAGGCGCGCATGCCGTCGTCATAGACGAAGCGGATCGTCTCCGCCTTGGAGCCGTTGAGGATGACGTCCTGCACCTTTTCCGGCAGGTCGGCCCACGGCACGGTGAGCTTGACGCCGTAATGGCGGGCGATGGCGTCCAGCGTCTGGCCGTAATAGGGCGAGGTCGACTTCGCCCAGGGCGCGATGGCGCCCTGCTTCAGCGTGCGGGACTTGTCCGGCACGATGAGGTTCGGGTCGATCTTGCTCTCATGGCCGAGCCCGTCGCAGGTCGGGCAGGCGCCGAACGGGTTGTTGAAGGAGAACAGGCGCGGTTCGATCTCGGCGATGGTGAAGCCGGAGACCGGACAGGCGAACTTCTCCGAGAACACGATGCGGCGCGCCTCGCCGTCCTCGTCCTTCTCGTCGGCGAACTCGATCACCGCGATGCCGTCGGCAAGGCCGAGCGCGGTCTCGAAGGAATCCGCCAGCCGGCTGGCGATGTCGGGCCGCACGACGAGGCGGTCCACCACCACGTCGATGTCGTGCTTGAACTTCTTGTCGAGCGCGGGCGCCTCGGCGATCTCGTGGAACTCGCCGTCCACCTTGACGCGCTGGAAGCCCTTCTTCTGAAACTCGGCAAGTTCCTTGCGGTACTCGCCCTTGCGCCCGCGCACCACGGGGGCGAGCAGATAGAGGCGGGTCTTTTCCGGCAGGGCGAGCACGCGGTCGACCATCTGGCTGACCGTCTGGCTCTCGATCGGCAGGCCGGTGGCGGGCGAGTAGGGGATGCCCACGCGCGCCCACAGCAGGCGCATATAGTCGTAGATCTCGGTGACGGTGCCGACCGTCGAGCGCGGATTCTTCGAGGTGGTCTTCTGCTCGATGGAGATGGCCGGCGACAGGCCGTCGATCTGGTCGACGTCCGGCTTCTGCATCATCTCCAGGAACTGGCGCGCATAGGCCGAAAGGCTCTCGACATAGCGCCGCTGGCCCTCGGCATAGATGGTGTCGAAGGCAAGCGACGACTTGCCCGAACCCGACAGGCCCGTGAACACGACGAGGCTGTCGCGCGGGATTTCGAGATCGACATTCTTGAGATTGTGCTCGCGGGCGCCGCGTATCGTAATCGAACGGGCATCGCGGCGCGGCGGGTCCACGCGGTCCTTCATTCCGGTCTCATCTTGACGGGCTGTGCCAGAAACATATCGCGGGGGCGGCCGCCCGTCCCGACGAAACTCAGATGCCGGCGCCCTTCAGCGCGAGGGCGGCGAGCGCGGCGGCCGCGATCATGCCGCCGGTTACGGCGAGCAGGGCGCGCCGGATCAGCGCCTGGCGCGCATCCTCGGCACGCAGGGCAATGGCGGTGGCGCGGGCGCGCCGGCGGTTACGCGGATCATTCATGACGGGAACACTCCCTGCGGCATTCACAGCGTTAACATAGTGCTGGTCTCCGCCACTGCAACGAGCGACTCATCGTCTTGCGTCAAACTAGCCATAATGTTAGGAACATAACAAGAACGATCTTGCATGGCATGACCCGGCGCCCCCGCCTAAATGTGGACAGGCGGGCCGGTGGGGGCGCATGGCGCCGGCGCCTGGGCTAAGATAGCGGCTTGAACGACGCGCGCGCGCCGCCGCGGGCGTCCCTTATCGGAGGACAATATGGCGGGCAGCGTCAACAAGGTTATCCTGATCGGCAATCTCGGGCGCGACCCCGAGGTGCGTACCTTCCAGAATGGCGGGCGGGTGTGCAATCTGCGCATCGCCACCTCGGAAACCTGGCGCGACAAGGCCACCGGCGAGCGCAAGGAGCGCACCGAGTGGCACAGCGTGGTGATCTTCAACGAGAACCTGCTGCGCGTGGCCGAGCAGTATCTGCGCAAGGGCACCAAGGTCTACATCGAGGGCCAGATCGAGACCCGCAAGGCTACCGACCAGAATGGCGGCGAGCGCTATTTCACCGAGGTCGTGCTGCGCCCGTTCCGGGGCGAGCTGACCATTCTCGACAGCCGCAGCGGCGGCTCCGAGGGCGGTGGCGGCGGCGACGACTACAGCGCGGGCAGCGATTTCGGCTCCGGCTCCGGCAGCAGCTTCGGCGGCGGCTCGGCCTCGCGCGCCTCGGGCGGCGAGCGCAAGCCTGCCCCCGCGAGCGGTGGTGGTGGCGGTGGCAAGTTCGGGGGCGGGGACCTCGACGACGAGATCCCGTTCTGACGCAGGCATCGGCGGCGGCCGCGCCGCCGGCCTGATGGCTTCGGGAGCCCCAGCCGGTGCAAGGTGCGACGGCTCCCCGGGATCGGGCAGGGATCGGCAGGATCGGGTAACCGTCCGGCCGTCGACGCCTCGGGTGGGCGCGCGCCGGGGCCGGGCGACGGTTCGGACCGGATCGTGCCGTGGGAACTGGCCGGCGGAGAGGCTTCCTCGAGCGTGGAACCGCTGGCTTCTTGAGCGGTGCGCTTCGTGCCCTTGGGTCTGTCGGCGAGCGCCCCGCCGGAGAGTCCGGGTATGTCGCCACTCCGCGCCGGGTCGGCGAAGGATGCCGTGGATGAACCTTGCACCCCTGCTCGACGCCTCGCCCGCCATCCGGCTCCACACCTTCGTCGCCGTCGCCGCTCTGGCCCTGGGGGCCGTCCAGTTCGCCGCGCCCAAGGGCACGCTGCCGCATCGCTCCCTCGGCTGGATCTGGGCGGCGCTGATGGCGGCGGTGGCGGTCTCGTCCTTCTGGATCCACGGGATGCGCTGGATCGGCCCGTTCGGCCCCATCCACCTGCTCTCGCTCTTCGTGCTCTGGGCGCTGCCCATGGCGCTGTGGCGCGCCCATCGCCACGAGGCGAGGCTCCATGCTAAGGGGATGACCGGCCTGTTCTACGGCGGGCTGGTGCTGGCCGGGCTGTTCACGCTCTGGCCCGGCCGGATCCTGCATCAGGTCGTGTTCGGCAACTGAGCCGGCATGAGCGGCGGTCCCTCAGCCGAGAAACGACGCCCTGATCCCGTCGATGACGAACTGCACCGCCAGCGCCGCCAGCACGATGCCAAGCAGGCGCGACAGGATGACGTTGCCGGTGACGCCGAGCAGCTTGTCGGTGCGCTCCGCCAGCAGGAAGACGCCGAGGCAGCTCCCGATCACCAGCACGGTGATGAGGAACAGCAGCGCCAGCCGCGCCGGATCGCCATGTGCCTCGCCGGCCAGCAGCAGCATGGCGGTGATCGCGCCCGGTCCCGCCATCAGCGGAATCGCCAGCGGGAAGACGGCCAGCGTGCGCAGCAGCTTCTCGCGCTGGGCGACCTCGGAGGCGTCGAACTTGCGCTCGGTGCGGCGGCCGAACACCATCTCGAAGGAAATGGTGAACAGCAGCAGCCCGCCCGCGATGCGGAAGGCGGGCAGGGTGATGCCGAGCGCGGCGAGCAGCGGCGCCCCCACCAGCCCGAACACCACGAGGATCGCCAGCGCGATGCCGGCCGAGCGCAGGGCGACGAGCCGGCGCTCCTGCGCGGTCAGGTCGGTGGTGACGGCGAGGAACAGCGGCGCGAGACCGATCGGATCGATGACGACCGCCATCGTCACCACGGCGGAGAACAGGTAGTCGAGCACGTTCCAGCCCCATCGCGCGCCTTGCGCGTCCCGTCGCGGCCGGGAGGGCCGCCCCATCCGCCTATAAGACCGCGCGCCGCCGGAACTGCCAAGCGGCACCCCGACGTCACGTTATGCAGATGCCCGCAGTGCGAGAGGGGCCGGCCGTCTTCCGCCCGGAAGGGCGGTTCCGGGCCGTGCCGAGGCCTGTTCCGCACCGGCATCGGGGTCCTTTGCGCCACGCTTCCGCCACGATCCGCGACGCTTGTGGAAACGTGGCTGTAATACTTTGTTATTGCTAGTCTTTTCGCGACCGTCAAAACGCGGCCGAACTGGCGTCGCAAACCGGAATCGGCTACACAGGAGCACCTGTTCCGCAACCACGGAAAGTCGAATCCTTGTCCGATTCCGATACGTTAAAGCCGGAGGGCGGCGGTCCTTCGGACATCCGGCCCGTCTCGATTACCGAAGAATTGTCGCGCAGCTATCTCGACTACGCGATGAGCGTGATCGTCTCGCGCGCTCTGCCCGACGTGCGCGACGGCCTCAAGCCGGTGCATCGCCGCATCCTGTTCTCGATGCGCGAGAACAATTACACGCCTGACCGGCCCTACAACAAATCCGCCCGCGTCACCGGCGACACGATGGGCAAGTACCATCCGCACGGCAACCAGGCGATCTACGACGCGCTGGTGCGTCTGGCGCAGGACTTCTCCATGCGCCTGCCGCTGATCGACGGGCAGGGCAATTTCGGCTCCGTCGACGGCGACCCTCCGGCGGCCGAGCGCTACACCGAAGTCCGCCTCGCCAAGCCGGCGATGAATCTGCTGGACGATCTCGACAAGGACACGGTCGACTTCCAGGACAATTATGACGGGCGCGAGCAGGAGCCGACGGTTCTCCCCGCCCGCTTCCCGAACCTGCTGGTCAACGGCGCCGGCGGCATCGCGGTCGGCATGGCGACCAACATCCCGCCGCACAATCTCGGCGAGGTGGTGGATGCCTGCGTCGCGCTGATCGACGACCCGGCGCTCGATGTCGAGCGGCTGCTCGACTACATCCACGGCCCCGATTTCCCGACCGGCGCGCTCATCCTCGGCCGCAGCGGCATCCGCCAGGCCTACCTCACCGGGCGCGGCTCCATCGTCATGCGCTCGCGCGCGGTCATCGAGGAGATCCGCAAGGACCGCGACGCCATCATCGTCACCGAGATTCCCTATCAGGTGAACAAGGCGACGATGATCGAGCGCATCGCCGAGCTGGTGCGCGAGAAGCGCCTCGAGGGCATCGCCGAGATCCGCGACGAAAGCTCGCGCGAGGGCATGCGCGTGGTCTTCGAGATCAAGCGCGATTCCCAGGCCGACGTCGTGCTGAACAACCTCTACCGCATGACGGCGCTGCAGACCTCCTTCGGCGCCAACATGGTGGCGCTCAACGGCGGCAAGCCGGCGCTGATGACGCTTCTCGACCTGCTGACGGCCTTCGTCGCCTTCCGCGAGGAGGTTGTTAGCCGGCGCACCAAATTCCTGCTGCGCAAGGCGCGCGACCGTGCCCATGTCCTGGTCGGCCTCGCCATCGCGGTGGCGAACATTGACGAGGTGATCCACACCATCCGCACGTCGCCAGACCCCGCGACCGCGCGCGACGCGCTGATGACGCGGCACTGGCCGGCGCTGGACGTCGCCCCGCTGATCGCGCTGATCGACGATCCGCGCCATCTGCTCGGGCCGGACGACACCTACCGGCTGTCGCTGGAACAGGCCCGCGCCATCCTCGACCTGCGCCTACAGCGCCTCACAGCACTGGGCCGCGACGAGGTGGCCGACGAACTCGACAAGATCGCGGTCGAGATCCGCGAGTATCTCGACATCCTCGCCAGCCGCGAGCGCATCCGCACTATCGTCAAGGACGAGCTGCTGGCGGTGAAGGCCGAGTTCGGCACGCCGCGCAAGACCGAGATCGCCGAGGCCGAGGGCGATTTCGAGGATGAGGACCTGATCGCCCGCGAAGACATGGTCGTGACCGTGTCCCACACCGGCTATGTGAAGCGCGTTCCGCTCTCCACCTACCGGGCGCAGCGACGCGGCGGCAAGGGCCGCTCGGCGATGCAGACCAAGGACGAGGATTTCGTCACCCGCCTGTTCGTCGCCTCCACCCATGCCCCGGTGCTGTTCTTCTCCTCCAAGGGGCAGGTCTACAAGCTCAAGGTCTGGCGCCTGCCGATGGCCGCCCCGCAATCGCGCGGCAAGGCGCTGGTCAACATCCTGCCGCTGACCGAGGGCGAGCGCATAACCTCCATCATGGCGCTGCCGGACGAGGAGACGTGGAGCCGGCTACAGATCATGTTCGCCACCACCGGCGGCACGGTGCGGCGCAACGAGCTTTCCGACTTCACCAATGTGAACCGGAACGGCAAGATCGCGATGAAGCTGGAGGAGGGCGAGTCCATCGCCGATGTCCAGCTCTGCACCGAGAGCGACGACGTCCTGCTGACCAGTGCCAACGGCCAGTGCATCCGCTTCCCCGTCACCGAGGTCCGCGTCTTCAAGGGCCGCGATTCGATGGGCGTGCGCGGCATCCAGCTCGAGGATGGCGACAAGCTGATCTCGATGGCGATCATCCGCCATCTCGACGCCACCTCCGGCGAGCGCACCGAATACATCAAGCGCGCCAATGCCGTCCGCCGCGCCCAGGGCGGCGGCGAGGGAGAGGACGTCACCGACATG comes from Ancylobacter sp. TS-1 and encodes:
- the uvrA gene encoding excinuclease ABC subunit UvrA, with translation MKDRVDPPRRDARSITIRGAREHNLKNVDLEIPRDSLVVFTGLSGSGKSSLAFDTIYAEGQRRYVESLSAYARQFLEMMQKPDVDQIDGLSPAISIEQKTTSKNPRSTVGTVTEIYDYMRLLWARVGIPYSPATGLPIESQTVSQMVDRVLALPEKTRLYLLAPVVRGRKGEYRKELAEFQKKGFQRVKVDGEFHEIAEAPALDKKFKHDIDVVVDRLVVRPDIASRLADSFETALGLADGIAVIEFADEKDEDGEARRIVFSEKFACPVSGFTIAEIEPRLFSFNNPFGACPTCDGLGHESKIDPNLIVPDKSRTLKQGAIAPWAKSTSPYYGQTLDAIARHYGVKLTVPWADLPEKVQDVILNGSKAETIRFVYDDGMRAYETVKTFEGIVTNLERRWRETESDWAREEIGKYFSAVPCAACHGYRLKPEALAVKIAGSHIGLAAQLSVRTALDWFAQLPAQLTDKQNEIAARILKEIRERLAFLLDVGLDYLTLARSSGTLSGGESQRIRLASQIGSGLTGVLYVLDEPSIGLHQRDNERLLGTLRRLRDLGNTVIVVEHDEDAILAADYVVDVGPGAGVHGGRIVAQGTPREILANPNSLTGKYLTGELTVPVPKRRKPDRKRLLRVVNARANNLKNVTAEIPLGLFTAVTGVSGGGKSTLLVDTLYRAVARRLNGASDPPLAYDGLEGLEHLDKVIDIDQSPIGRTPRSNPATYTGAFTPIREWFSGLPEAKARGYGPGRFSFNVKGGRCEACQGDGVIKIEMHFLPDVYVTCDVCKGKRYNRETLEVAFKGKSIADVLDMTVEEGAEFFKAVPAVREKLETLSRVGLDYIKVGQQANTLSGGEAQRVKLSKELSRRATGRTLYILDEPTTGLHFADVAKLLEVLHELVEQGNTVVVIEHNLEVIKTADWVIDLGPEGGDGGGEIVAAGPPEVIAKSERSHTGRFLAEVLARRPLKPRSAAE
- a CDS encoding DUF2306 domain-containing protein, with the translated sequence MNLAPLLDASPAIRLHTFVAVAALALGAVQFAAPKGTLPHRSLGWIWAALMAAVAVSSFWIHGMRWIGPFGPIHLLSLFVLWALPMALWRAHRHEARLHAKGMTGLFYGGLVLAGLFTLWPGRILHQVVFGN
- a CDS encoding MarC family protein; protein product: MLDYLFSAVVTMAVVIDPIGLAPLFLAVTTDLTAQERRLVALRSAGIALAILVVFGLVGAPLLAALGITLPAFRIAGGLLLFTISFEMVFGRRTERKFDASEVAQREKLLRTLAVFPLAIPLMAGPGAITAMLLLAGEAHGDPARLALLFLITVLVIGSCLGVFLLAERTDKLLGVTGNVILSRLLGIVLAALAVQFVIDGIRASFLG
- the ssb gene encoding single-stranded DNA-binding protein, encoding MAGSVNKVILIGNLGRDPEVRTFQNGGRVCNLRIATSETWRDKATGERKERTEWHSVVIFNENLLRVAEQYLRKGTKVYIEGQIETRKATDQNGGERYFTEVVLRPFRGELTILDSRSGGSEGGGGGDDYSAGSDFGSGSGSSFGGGSASRASGGERKPAPASGGGGGGKFGGGDLDDEIPF
- the gyrA gene encoding DNA gyrase subunit A, producing the protein MSDSDTLKPEGGGPSDIRPVSITEELSRSYLDYAMSVIVSRALPDVRDGLKPVHRRILFSMRENNYTPDRPYNKSARVTGDTMGKYHPHGNQAIYDALVRLAQDFSMRLPLIDGQGNFGSVDGDPPAAERYTEVRLAKPAMNLLDDLDKDTVDFQDNYDGREQEPTVLPARFPNLLVNGAGGIAVGMATNIPPHNLGEVVDACVALIDDPALDVERLLDYIHGPDFPTGALILGRSGIRQAYLTGRGSIVMRSRAVIEEIRKDRDAIIVTEIPYQVNKATMIERIAELVREKRLEGIAEIRDESSREGMRVVFEIKRDSQADVVLNNLYRMTALQTSFGANMVALNGGKPALMTLLDLLTAFVAFREEVVSRRTKFLLRKARDRAHVLVGLAIAVANIDEVIHTIRTSPDPATARDALMTRHWPALDVAPLIALIDDPRHLLGPDDTYRLSLEQARAILDLRLQRLTALGRDEVADELDKIAVEIREYLDILASRERIRTIVKDELLAVKAEFGTPRKTEIAEAEGDFEDEDLIAREDMVVTVSHTGYVKRVPLSTYRAQRRGGKGRSAMQTKDEDFVTRLFVASTHAPVLFFSSKGQVYKLKVWRLPMAAPQSRGKALVNILPLTEGERITSIMALPDEETWSRLQIMFATTGGTVRRNELSDFTNVNRNGKIAMKLEEGESIADVQLCTESDDVLLTSANGQCIRFPVTEVRVFKGRDSMGVRGIQLEDGDKLISMAIIRHLDATSGERTEYIKRANAVRRAQGGGEGEDVTDMEVEDVIEEVEAGVPATAFDQSRYVAMSAAEQFILTLSENGYGKRTSSFEYRTTRRGGKGIVAMAVNERNGPLIASFPVEEADQIMLVTDGGQLIRCPVNGIRIVGRGSQGVIVFDTADDEKVVSVERVTEEDGEDGGEEAAD